One Methylobacterium oryzae DNA window includes the following coding sequences:
- a CDS encoding iron-containing alcohol dehydrogenase, translated as MVASIALPRLMRVGAGASRLLPEVLGQLGLSRPFVVTDPYLAGSGRTDTLLERLTKAGAQATIFSETVPDPTVASVEAALAALQAGDFDCVVGFGGGSPMDTAKAVAVLARHGGHMRDYKAPRQQDEPGLPIVAIPTTAGTGSEATRFTIVTDEASDEKMLCIGLAYLPVAALVDYELTLTKPKRLTADTGIDALTHAIEAYVSRKSNLFSDGLALQAMRLIAPNLRRVWTDPGDRAAREAMMLGATQAGIAFSNASVALVHGMSRPIGAHFHVAHGLSNAMLLPAVTAFSAPAAIDRYAACARAMKIAGPDTDDRSAVSALVAELEALNDDLDVPGPREYGIDPARWEALLPTMAAQALASGSPANNPVEPSADEIVALYRRVWAG; from the coding sequence ATGGTCGCCTCGATCGCCCTGCCCCGGCTGATGCGCGTCGGCGCCGGCGCCTCGCGGCTCCTGCCGGAGGTGCTCGGCCAGCTCGGCCTGTCGCGGCCCTTCGTGGTCACCGATCCCTACCTTGCCGGCAGCGGCCGCACCGACACGCTGCTCGAGCGGCTGACCAAGGCGGGCGCGCAGGCCACGATCTTCTCCGAGACTGTGCCGGACCCGACCGTCGCCTCCGTGGAGGCGGCGCTGGCGGCCCTCCAGGCGGGCGATTTCGACTGCGTGGTCGGCTTCGGCGGCGGCAGCCCGATGGACACCGCCAAGGCGGTGGCGGTGCTCGCCCGCCACGGCGGCCACATGCGCGACTACAAGGCGCCGCGCCAGCAGGACGAGCCCGGCCTGCCGATCGTGGCGATCCCGACCACCGCCGGCACCGGCTCGGAGGCGACCCGCTTCACCATCGTGACCGACGAGGCCTCGGACGAGAAGATGCTCTGCATCGGCCTCGCCTACCTGCCGGTGGCGGCCCTGGTCGATTACGAGCTGACGCTCACCAAGCCGAAGCGGCTCACCGCCGATACCGGCATCGACGCCCTGACCCACGCGATCGAGGCCTACGTCTCGCGCAAGTCGAACCTGTTCTCGGACGGGCTGGCGCTTCAGGCGATGCGGTTGATCGCCCCGAACCTGCGCCGGGTCTGGACCGATCCGGGCGACCGGGCGGCCCGCGAGGCGATGATGCTCGGCGCGACCCAGGCCGGCATCGCCTTCTCGAACGCCTCCGTGGCGCTCGTCCACGGCATGAGCCGGCCGATCGGCGCCCATTTCCACGTGGCCCACGGGCTCTCGAACGCGATGCTGCTGCCGGCGGTCACGGCCTTCTCGGCCCCGGCCGCGATCGACCGCTACGCCGCCTGCGCCCGCGCCATGAAGATCGCCGGCCCGGACACCGACGACCGCTCCGCGGTGTCGGCCCTGGTGGCCGAGCTCGAGGCGCTGAACGACGACCTCGACGTGCCGGGACCGCGGGAATACGGGATCGACCCGGCCCGCTGGGAGGCGCTGCTGCCCACCATGGCGGCCCAGGCGCTGGCCTCCGGCTCCCCCGCCAACAACCCGGTGGAGCCCAGCGCCGACGAGATCGTGGCCCTGTACCGGCGCGTCTGGGCGGGGTGA
- a CDS encoding CoA-acylating methylmalonate-semialdehyde dehydrogenase translates to MRTIGHYIGGRNVGGESGRFADVFHPSTGEVQAKVALASKAEMRAAVENAAAAQPAWAATNPQKRARVMMRFLELIRGENDSLAELLASEHGKTVPDAKGDIQRGVEVVEFACGIPHLLKGEYTEGAGPGIDVYSLRQPLGVVAGITPFNFPAMIPLWKCAPAIACGNAFILKPSERDPSVPIRIAEIFLEAGLPPGILNVVNGDKEAVDAILDDEDIKAVGFVGSSHIAEYIYVRAAETGKRAQCFGGAKNHMIIMPDADMGQAVDALIGAGYGSAGERCMAISVAVPVGEQTADRLMEKLVPRVESLKIGPSHDGSADYGPLVTREAVQKVASYIDKGVAEGAQLAVDGRGFKLQGYENGFYMGGSLFDRVTPDMTIYKEEIFGPVLSVVRAKDYEEALALPSTHQYGNGVAIFTQDGDAARDFTARVNVGMVGVNVPIPVPIAYHTFGGWKRSGFGDLNQHGPDSIRFYTKTKTVTQRWPSGIKSGAEFSIPTMR, encoded by the coding sequence ATGCGCACGATCGGGCATTACATCGGCGGCCGGAACGTCGGCGGCGAGAGCGGGCGGTTCGCCGACGTGTTCCACCCCTCGACCGGCGAGGTGCAGGCCAAGGTCGCGCTCGCCAGCAAGGCCGAGATGCGCGCCGCGGTCGAGAACGCCGCAGCGGCCCAGCCGGCCTGGGCGGCGACCAATCCGCAGAAGCGCGCCCGCGTGATGATGCGCTTCCTCGAGCTCATCCGCGGCGAGAACGATTCGCTGGCCGAGCTGCTGGCCTCCGAGCACGGCAAGACCGTGCCGGACGCCAAGGGCGACATCCAGCGCGGCGTCGAGGTCGTGGAGTTCGCCTGCGGCATCCCGCACCTGCTCAAGGGCGAGTACACCGAAGGGGCCGGGCCCGGCATCGATGTCTACTCCCTGCGCCAGCCGCTGGGCGTCGTCGCCGGCATCACGCCGTTCAACTTCCCGGCCATGATCCCGCTGTGGAAATGCGCCCCGGCCATCGCCTGCGGCAACGCCTTCATCCTGAAGCCGTCCGAGCGCGACCCGAGCGTGCCGATCCGCATCGCCGAGATCTTCCTGGAGGCGGGCCTGCCGCCGGGCATCCTCAACGTCGTCAACGGCGACAAGGAGGCGGTCGACGCGATCCTCGACGACGAGGACATCAAGGCGGTGGGCTTCGTCGGCTCCTCGCACATCGCCGAGTACATCTACGTGCGCGCCGCCGAGACGGGCAAGCGCGCCCAGTGCTTCGGCGGCGCCAAGAACCACATGATCATCATGCCGGACGCCGACATGGGCCAGGCGGTCGACGCGCTGATCGGCGCCGGCTACGGCTCGGCCGGCGAGCGCTGCATGGCCATCTCGGTGGCGGTGCCGGTGGGCGAGCAGACCGCCGACCGCCTGATGGAGAAGCTGGTCCCGCGGGTCGAGTCGCTCAAGATCGGTCCCTCGCACGACGGCTCGGCCGATTACGGCCCGCTCGTCACCCGGGAGGCCGTGCAGAAGGTCGCGAGCTACATCGACAAGGGCGTCGCCGAGGGCGCGCAGCTCGCCGTCGACGGCCGCGGCTTCAAGCTCCAGGGCTACGAGAACGGCTTCTACATGGGCGGCTCGCTGTTCGACCGCGTGACGCCCGACATGACGATCTACAAGGAAGAGATCTTCGGCCCCGTGCTCTCGGTGGTTCGGGCCAAGGATTACGAGGAGGCGCTGGCGCTGCCCTCGACCCACCAGTACGGCAACGGCGTCGCGATCTTCACCCAGGACGGCGATGCGGCCCGCGACTTCACCGCGCGGGTCAATGTCGGCATGGTCGGCGTCAACGTGCCGATCCCGGTTCCGATCGCCTACCACACCTTCGGCGGCTGGAAGCGCTCGGGCTTCGGCGACCTGAACCAGCACGGGCCGGACTCGATCCGGTTCTACACCAAGACCAAGACCGTGACGCAGCGCTGGCCGAGCGGCATCAAGAGCGGGGCGGAGTTCTCCATCCCGACGATGCGGTAG
- a CDS encoding enoyl-CoA hydratase/isomerase family protein: MSDVIVERVGALGRLRLNRPKALNALTHGMVGEIDRALDRFSADPGIAAVLLTGEGERGLCAGGDLRSLYDSPDTAFAETFWRDEYRLDARIAAYEKPFVAVMDGITMGGGVGLAGHAAHRIVTERSRVAMPETGIGYLPDVGGTWLLPRAPGELGTYLGLTGEPVGAADAIFCRLAGALVPSAGLPDLIDALVAVDPDAGQAGVRDAIARLARDPEPAPLAAHRAVIDRCFAFDMVDEILSALAADGSDFAAATRATLLTKAPSSLVLTLCLLRLGRGAPNLEACLEREFHASLALLAEGDFREGIRAAVIDKDKSPRWNPPTLDAVDPARIARWLEKRAEPVFSESRTGPV; this comes from the coding sequence ATGAGCGACGTGATCGTCGAGCGTGTCGGCGCCCTGGGCCGGCTGCGGCTCAACCGGCCGAAGGCCCTCAATGCCCTGACCCACGGCATGGTCGGCGAGATCGACCGGGCGCTCGACCGGTTCTCGGCCGATCCGGGCATCGCCGCGGTGCTGCTCACCGGGGAGGGCGAGCGCGGCCTGTGCGCCGGCGGCGACCTGCGCTCCCTCTACGACAGCCCCGACACCGCCTTCGCCGAGACCTTCTGGCGGGACGAGTACAGGCTCGATGCGCGCATCGCCGCCTACGAGAAGCCCTTCGTGGCGGTCATGGACGGCATCACCATGGGCGGGGGTGTCGGGCTCGCGGGCCACGCCGCGCACCGGATCGTCACCGAGCGTTCCCGCGTCGCCATGCCGGAGACCGGCATCGGCTACCTGCCGGATGTCGGCGGAACGTGGCTGCTGCCGCGCGCGCCCGGGGAACTCGGCACCTATCTCGGCCTGACCGGCGAGCCGGTCGGCGCCGCCGACGCGATCTTCTGCCGGCTGGCCGGCGCCCTGGTGCCCTCCGCGGGTCTGCCTGACCTGATCGACGCCCTCGTGGCGGTCGACCCGGATGCCGGGCAGGCGGGCGTGCGGGACGCGATCGCACGGCTCGCCCGTGATCCGGAGCCGGCACCGCTCGCCGCGCACCGGGCGGTGATCGACCGCTGCTTCGCCTTCGACATGGTGGACGAGATCCTGTCGGCCCTGGCGGCGGACGGCTCGGACTTCGCCGCCGCGACCCGGGCGACGCTCCTGACCAAGGCGCCGTCGAGCCTCGTCCTGACGCTGTGCCTCCTGCGGCTCGGCCGCGGCGCGCCGAACCTGGAAGCCTGCCTGGAGCGCGAGTTCCACGCCTCGCTGGCCCTGCTGGCGGAGGGCGATTTCCGCGAAGGCATCCGCGCCGCGGTGATCGACAAGGACAAGAGCCCGCGCTGGAACCCGCCGACCCTCGACGCGGTCGATCCGGCGCGGATCGCCCGCTGGCTGGAGAAGCGGGCGGAGCCGGTTTTTTCGGAATCGCGCACGGGGCCGGTGTGA
- the mmsB gene encoding 3-hydroxyisobutyrate dehydrogenase, which yields MAQTIGFIGLGNMGGPMAANLVKAGHTVRGFDLVPASLEGARAGGVAVTGSALEAAQGADVVITMLPAGRHVVEVWTQLAEALPAGTLLIDSSTVDVESARKAHALAEARGCLSVDAPVSGGTGGAKAGTLTFMAGGAAAAFAKAEPLLKAMGKNVFHCGDAGAGQAAKICNNMILGISMIGVSEAFALGEKLGLSHQALYDVASVSSGQCWSLTTYCPVPGPVPTSPANNGYKPGFAAALMLKDLRLAQAAAIAAGAATPLGAEAAQIYGLFEGAGHGGEDFSAIIRMLRGQGGES from the coding sequence ATGGCGCAGACCATCGGGTTTATCGGTCTCGGCAACATGGGCGGGCCCATGGCGGCCAACCTCGTGAAGGCGGGCCACACCGTGCGCGGCTTCGACTTGGTGCCGGCCTCGCTGGAGGGGGCGCGCGCCGGAGGCGTCGCTGTCACCGGCTCGGCCCTGGAGGCGGCCCAAGGGGCGGACGTCGTCATCACCATGCTGCCCGCCGGGCGGCACGTGGTCGAGGTCTGGACGCAGCTCGCCGAGGCCCTGCCCGCCGGCACGCTCCTGATCGATTCCTCCACGGTCGACGTCGAGAGCGCCCGCAAGGCCCACGCCCTCGCCGAGGCGCGGGGCTGCCTGTCGGTGGACGCGCCGGTCTCCGGCGGCACCGGCGGCGCGAAGGCCGGGACGCTGACCTTCATGGCCGGCGGCGCCGCGGCCGCCTTCGCCAAGGCCGAGCCGCTGCTGAAGGCGATGGGCAAGAACGTGTTCCATTGCGGCGATGCCGGCGCCGGGCAGGCGGCCAAGATCTGCAACAACATGATCCTCGGCATCTCGATGATCGGCGTCAGCGAGGCCTTCGCGCTCGGCGAGAAGCTCGGCCTGTCGCACCAGGCGCTCTACGACGTGGCCTCGGTCTCCTCGGGTCAGTGCTGGTCACTGACCACCTACTGCCCGGTGCCGGGTCCGGTGCCGACCTCGCCGGCCAACAACGGCTACAAGCCGGGCTTCGCCGCCGCGCTGATGCTCAAGGACCTCCGACTCGCTCAGGCCGCCGCCATCGCCGCGGGGGCGGCGACGCCGCTGGGCGCGGAGGCCGCGCAGATCTACGGCCTGTTCGAGGGCGCGGGCCACGGGGGAGAGGACTTTTCCGCGATCATCCGTATGCTCCGCGGGCAGGGAGGCGAGTCGTGA
- a CDS encoding ABC transporter substrate-binding protein translates to MIRTIGGAVMAAALAGTALGSAPAAAQGSFSDNAIRIGVLNDQSGLYAEYGGQGSVEAARMAVEDMGGKIGSVPIEILTADHQNKPDIASAIARQWYDRDNVDAIMELTTSSVALAVQGLSKEKKKITITTGAATSDLTGKACSPYGYHWAFDTRALAVGTGGALTRAGGNTWFFLTADYAFGSALEADTSKVVLANGGKVLGSVRHPLSNQDFSSFLLQAQGSKAKVIGLANAGLDTSNAIKQAAEYGIVEGGQKLAALLFTLSEVHGLGLKVAQGLTLTEGWYWDANDETRAFGQRYMKRTGRMPNMIQAGTYSAVLSYLKAVKAAGTDETDAVNAKLKELPVDDVFAHGGIVQPNGRMVHDMYLFEVKKPAESKGPWDLYKLISTIPGKEAFASPAESGCPLTAAK, encoded by the coding sequence ATGATCAGGACAATCGGCGGCGCGGTGATGGCGGCCGCTCTCGCAGGGACCGCGCTCGGCTCCGCTCCGGCGGCCGCGCAGGGAAGCTTCTCGGACAACGCCATACGGATCGGCGTCCTCAACGACCAGTCCGGCCTCTACGCCGAGTACGGCGGCCAGGGCTCGGTCGAGGCCGCCCGGATGGCGGTGGAGGACATGGGCGGCAAGATCGGCAGCGTGCCGATCGAGATCCTCACGGCCGACCACCAGAACAAGCCCGACATCGCCTCGGCGATCGCCCGGCAATGGTACGACCGCGACAATGTCGACGCGATCATGGAGCTGACCACCTCCTCGGTGGCGCTGGCGGTCCAGGGCCTGTCCAAGGAGAAGAAGAAGATCACCATCACCACCGGGGCCGCGACCAGCGACCTCACCGGCAAGGCGTGCTCGCCCTACGGCTACCATTGGGCGTTCGACACGCGGGCGCTGGCGGTGGGCACCGGCGGCGCGCTGACCCGGGCGGGCGGCAACACGTGGTTCTTCCTCACCGCCGACTACGCCTTCGGCTCGGCGCTGGAGGCCGACACCAGCAAGGTCGTGCTCGCCAACGGCGGCAAGGTGCTGGGCAGCGTCCGTCACCCGCTCTCGAACCAGGACTTCTCGTCGTTCCTGCTCCAGGCGCAGGGCTCGAAGGCCAAGGTGATCGGGCTCGCCAATGCCGGCCTCGACACCTCGAACGCGATCAAGCAGGCCGCCGAGTACGGCATCGTCGAGGGCGGCCAGAAGCTCGCGGCGCTGCTGTTCACCCTCTCGGAGGTGCACGGGCTCGGCCTCAAGGTCGCCCAGGGCCTGACGCTCACCGAGGGCTGGTACTGGGACGCCAACGACGAGACCCGCGCCTTCGGCCAGCGCTACATGAAGCGCACCGGCCGGATGCCCAACATGATCCAGGCCGGCACCTACTCGGCGGTCCTGTCCTACCTGAAGGCCGTCAAGGCGGCCGGCACCGACGAGACCGACGCGGTGAACGCCAAGCTCAAGGAGCTGCCGGTGGACGACGTGTTCGCCCATGGCGGGATCGTGCAGCCGAACGGACGCATGGTCCACGACATGTACCTGTTCGAGGTCAAGAAGCCGGCCGAGTCGAAGGGTCCGTGGGACCTCTACAAGCTGATCTCGACGATCCCCGGTAAGGAGGCCTTCGCCTCCCCGGCCGAGAGCGGCTGCCCGCTGACGGCGGCGAAGTAG
- a CDS encoding isobutyryl-CoA dehydrogenase: MSFGLDEDRTAIREMALGFAAEHIAPHALDWDRDKTFPVETLREAAALGMAGIYVREDVGGSGLSRLDATLIFEALSTGCPTVAAFLSIHNMCAWMIDAYGDDDQRRRWLPSLMGMERIASYCLTEPGSGSDAAALRTRAERDGDHYVLSGEKQFISGAGASDLYVCMVRTGEAGPAGISAIVVEKGTPGLSFGADERKMGWNAQPTRAVRFDGCRVPVGNRLGAEGQGFKIAMSGLDGGRLNIAACSLGGAQAALDKALAYMGDRRAFGARLTDFQALQFRLADMATSLEVSRTFLRHAAAALDAKDPAATQLCAMAKRHVTDAAFEVANQALQLHGGYGYLAEYGVEKIVRDLRVHQILEGTNEIMRLIIARGLTGGRR, encoded by the coding sequence ATGAGTTTCGGGCTCGACGAGGACCGGACCGCGATCCGCGAGATGGCCCTCGGCTTCGCGGCCGAGCACATCGCGCCGCACGCCCTCGACTGGGACCGCGACAAGACCTTCCCGGTCGAGACCCTGCGGGAAGCGGCCGCCCTCGGCATGGCGGGCATCTACGTCCGCGAGGATGTCGGCGGTTCCGGCCTGTCGCGCCTCGACGCGACGCTGATCTTCGAGGCGCTCAGCACCGGCTGCCCGACCGTGGCGGCGTTCCTGTCGATCCACAACATGTGCGCCTGGATGATCGACGCCTACGGCGACGACGATCAGCGCCGCCGCTGGCTGCCGTCGCTCATGGGCATGGAGCGGATCGCCAGCTACTGCCTCACCGAGCCGGGTTCGGGCTCCGACGCTGCGGCGCTCCGCACCCGCGCCGAGCGGGACGGCGACCATTACGTGCTCTCCGGCGAGAAGCAGTTCATCTCGGGCGCCGGCGCCAGCGACCTCTACGTCTGCATGGTCCGCACCGGCGAGGCCGGCCCGGCGGGGATCTCCGCGATCGTGGTCGAGAAGGGCACGCCCGGCCTGTCCTTCGGGGCCGACGAGCGCAAGATGGGCTGGAACGCCCAGCCGACCCGCGCGGTGCGCTTCGACGGCTGCCGTGTGCCGGTGGGCAACCGCCTCGGCGCCGAGGGCCAGGGCTTCAAGATCGCCATGAGCGGCCTCGACGGGGGGCGGCTCAACATCGCGGCCTGCTCGCTCGGCGGCGCGCAGGCGGCCCTCGACAAGGCGCTCGCCTACATGGGCGACCGCCGCGCCTTCGGGGCGAGGCTCACCGACTTCCAGGCGCTGCAGTTCCGCCTCGCCGACATGGCGACGAGCCTGGAGGTGTCACGCACCTTCCTGCGGCACGCGGCCGCCGCGCTCGACGCCAAGGACCCGGCCGCGACCCAGCTCTGCGCGATGGCCAAGCGCCACGTCACCGACGCGGCCTTCGAGGTCGCCAACCAGGCGCTCCAGCTTCACGGCGGCTACGGCTACCTCGCCGAGTACGGCGTGGAGAAGATCGTCCGCGATCTGCGCGTGCACCAGATCCTCGAGGGGACCAACGAGATCATGCGGCTGATCATCGCCCGCGGGCTGACCGGGGGCCGCCGATGA
- a CDS encoding LysR family transcriptional regulator yields MARTGPNWDDLRFFLAVARTGTLSAAGTRTGTEHTTVGRRIRALEEGLGARLFHRSNLGYALTEDGAKLLGVAEAMESAFLSASAATEAAQAVSGTVRIGAPDGFGSVFLAPRMHRLTARHPGLEVEIMATARIFSLSKREADIVISLSGPQQARVVARRLTDYRLLVYGAESYLAGAGPIAEVGDLSGHPFVGYIEDMLFTRELNYLGALGPPVSARLRSTNLLAQVHATLGGAGLCVLPAFIASAHPGLVPVLPGAVSLTRSFHMHIHEDHRKAAHIRAVAGFIAGEVEAAAALFAGPAV; encoded by the coding sequence ATGGCCAGGACGGGGCCCAACTGGGACGACCTCCGCTTCTTCCTCGCCGTGGCGCGGACCGGAACGCTAAGCGCCGCCGGGACCCGTACCGGCACCGAGCACACCACCGTCGGGCGCCGGATCCGCGCCCTGGAGGAAGGGCTCGGCGCCCGGCTGTTCCACCGCAGCAACCTCGGCTACGCCCTCACCGAGGACGGCGCGAAACTGCTCGGCGTCGCCGAGGCCATGGAGAGCGCGTTCCTGTCGGCGAGCGCCGCCACGGAGGCCGCCCAGGCGGTCTCCGGCACGGTGCGGATCGGCGCGCCGGACGGGTTCGGCAGCGTCTTCCTGGCCCCCCGGATGCACCGGCTCACCGCGCGCCATCCGGGGCTGGAGGTCGAGATCATGGCGACCGCCCGGATCTTCAGCCTGTCGAAGCGCGAGGCCGACATCGTCATCAGCCTCTCCGGCCCGCAGCAGGCCCGGGTGGTGGCGCGCCGGCTGACCGACTACCGGCTGCTCGTCTACGGGGCCGAATCCTACCTCGCGGGGGCCGGGCCGATCGCGGAGGTCGGGGACCTCTCGGGGCATCCCTTCGTCGGCTACATCGAGGACATGCTGTTCACGCGCGAGCTGAACTATCTCGGCGCCCTGGGTCCGCCGGTCTCGGCGCGGCTGCGCTCGACGAACCTCCTGGCCCAGGTCCACGCGACGCTCGGCGGCGCCGGCCTCTGCGTGCTGCCTGCCTTCATCGCGTCGGCCCATCCGGGTCTCGTGCCGGTGCTGCCCGGCGCGGTGTCGCTGACCCGCTCGTTCCACATGCACATCCACGAGGATCACCGGAAGGCCGCCCATATCCGCGCCGTGGCGGGCTTCATCGCGGGCGAGGTGGAGGCCGCCGCCGCGCTCTTCGCCGGGCCGGCAGTGTAA
- the cpaB gene encoding Flp pilus assembly protein CpaB, with protein sequence MNPARFAVLGIALAAGTGAAFLMSGGDPPPPPPPPTAEAPPQPTTDVLVAAIDMPMGQVLRAADLRWQPWPDGAVANGYMTRKINPKALEETVGASVRSGFLTGEPIRAQKLVRPESGFMAAILPPGMRAVAIVTDSRGTNSAGGFILPNDRVDVIRTFRDESNSRANNSDVQLSQTILTDIRVLAIGQLVQEKNGTNVVTGETATLAVTPAQAETLALAQKVGALTLSLRSLADAGLPPEAVPLADASAAQMPEPALTVVRFGVARQQTP encoded by the coding sequence ATGAACCCAGCCCGTTTCGCCGTCCTCGGAATCGCCCTCGCGGCGGGCACCGGGGCGGCCTTCCTGATGAGCGGCGGCGATCCGCCACCGCCGCCACCGCCGCCGACGGCCGAGGCGCCGCCGCAGCCGACGACCGACGTGCTCGTGGCCGCCATCGACATGCCCATGGGCCAGGTGCTCCGGGCCGCGGACCTGCGCTGGCAGCCCTGGCCGGACGGCGCCGTGGCCAACGGCTACATGACCCGCAAGATCAACCCCAAGGCCCTCGAGGAGACCGTCGGTGCGTCCGTGCGCTCGGGCTTCCTGACGGGCGAGCCGATCCGCGCGCAGAAGCTGGTGCGCCCGGAGAGCGGGTTCATGGCGGCGATCCTGCCGCCCGGCATGCGCGCGGTCGCCATCGTCACCGACAGCCGCGGAACCAACTCGGCCGGCGGCTTCATCCTGCCGAACGACCGTGTCGACGTGATCCGCACCTTCCGCGACGAGTCCAATTCGCGGGCCAACAACAGCGACGTGCAGCTCTCCCAGACGATCCTCACCGACATCCGCGTCCTGGCGATCGGTCAGCTGGTCCAGGAGAAGAACGGCACCAACGTCGTCACCGGCGAGACCGCGACGCTGGCCGTGACGCCCGCGCAGGCCGAGACCCTGGCGCTCGCCCAGAAGGTCGGCGCCCTGACGCTCTCCCTGCGCAGCCTCGCCGATGCCGGGCTGCCGCCGGAAGCCGTACCGCTGGCCGACGCGTCCGCCGCGCAGATGCCCGAACCCGCCCTGACCGTGGTGCGCTTCGGCGTCGCGCGGCAGCAGACGCCGTGA
- a CDS encoding type II and III secretion system protein family protein encodes MTASLSLTRPTRRPDRGPRRCSAGALALLVALTGPASSQDRQTFGPAPILTVGAAEASSTRRVELTAGRSVIVDLPRDAKEVFVANPAVANAVVRSTRKVFVIGMADGATSIFIMDAEGRQIAALDVTVARDLNLGTLRELLNQSIPGGRFDVRSSGASVLLSGAVNSSADAQQAIDIANAFVGLGGAGAAGAAGAASGGVAAGSRGAVINNLTIRNKDQVMLRVTVVEVSRNVLKQFGINMAGNWSALNPVGNLGQTLVNGGTAAATQVPAYIPNVITNNLPFPINTNTPTGNLVQASVQGGGFSLQATLKAFEQAGVSRILAEPTLTAISGEAAKFLAGGEFAVPASATCAVGGVCSPGITYKPYGVALSFTPTVLADNRISIRVATDVTEIDTQQSFNYVIGNTSVAVPGTRVRRSETTVELPSGGVMMTAGLIQQFNKQAIAGLPGLINLPILGALFRSRDYQRQETELMIMCTPYIARPMEAKQVSRPDDNFVDSSDGQAVLLGQINRIYGKVAPPGAAAAAPLGRTYRGRVGFIVE; translated from the coding sequence ATGACCGCTTCGCTGTCCCTCACGCGCCCGACGCGGCGCCCCGACCGCGGCCCGCGCCGTTGCTCGGCCGGCGCCCTCGCGCTGCTCGTCGCCCTGACCGGGCCGGCCTCTTCCCAGGACCGCCAGACCTTCGGCCCGGCGCCGATCCTCACGGTCGGAGCCGCGGAAGCGAGCTCGACCCGGCGGGTCGAGCTGACCGCGGGCCGGTCCGTCATCGTCGACCTGCCGCGGGACGCCAAGGAGGTGTTCGTGGCCAACCCCGCGGTGGCCAACGCCGTGGTCCGCTCGACCCGCAAGGTCTTCGTGATCGGCATGGCGGACGGCGCGACCTCGATCTTCATCATGGATGCCGAGGGCCGCCAGATTGCCGCCCTCGACGTGACGGTGGCGCGGGACCTGAACCTCGGGACCCTGCGCGAGCTGCTCAACCAGAGCATCCCGGGCGGACGCTTCGACGTGCGCTCCTCGGGCGCCTCGGTGCTCCTGTCGGGAGCGGTCAACTCCTCGGCGGACGCGCAGCAGGCGATCGACATCGCCAACGCCTTCGTGGGCCTTGGCGGCGCCGGGGCCGCGGGAGCGGCGGGCGCGGCCAGCGGCGGCGTCGCCGCCGGCTCGCGGGGCGCGGTGATCAACAACCTCACGATCCGCAACAAGGACCAGGTGATGCTCCGCGTCACCGTGGTGGAGGTGTCCCGCAACGTCCTGAAGCAGTTCGGGATCAACATGGCCGGCAACTGGTCGGCTCTGAACCCGGTCGGAAACCTGGGGCAGACGCTCGTGAACGGCGGCACCGCGGCGGCCACGCAGGTCCCGGCGTACATCCCGAATGTTATCACCAACAACCTGCCCTTCCCGATCAACACGAACACGCCGACCGGGAATCTGGTCCAGGCCTCCGTGCAGGGGGGCGGCTTCTCGCTCCAGGCGACCCTGAAGGCGTTCGAGCAGGCCGGCGTCTCGCGCATCCTGGCGGAGCCAACGCTGACCGCCATCTCGGGCGAGGCCGCCAAGTTCCTGGCCGGCGGCGAGTTCGCGGTGCCGGCCTCGGCAACCTGCGCCGTCGGCGGCGTCTGCTCGCCCGGCATCACATACAAGCCCTACGGCGTCGCCCTGTCGTTCACACCGACGGTGCTGGCCGACAACCGGATCTCGATCCGCGTCGCCACGGACGTGACCGAGATCGATACGCAGCAGAGCTTCAACTATGTGATCGGCAACACCTCGGTCGCAGTGCCGGGCACCCGGGTGCGCCGCTCCGAGACCACCGTCGAGCTGCCCTCCGGCGGTGTGATGATGACCGCCGGCCTGATCCAGCAGTTCAACAAGCAGGCGATCGCCGGCCTGCCCGGCCTGATCAACCTCCCGATCCTCGGCGCGCTGTTCCGCTCCCGCGACTACCAGCGCCAGGAGACCGAGCTGATGATCATGTGCACGCCCTACATCGCCCGGCCGATGGAGGCGAAGCAGGTCAGCCGGCCCGACGACAACTTCGTCGACTCCAGCGACGGCCAAGCCGTGCTGCTCGGCCAGATCAACCGCATCTACGGCAAGGTCGCCCCGCCGGGCGCGGCCGCCGCGGCGCCGCTCGGCCGCACCTACCGCGGCCGCGTCGGCTTCATCGTCGAGTAG